The following are encoded in a window of uncultured Pseudomonas sp. genomic DNA:
- a CDS encoding PaaI family thioesterase — translation MSDSPIIERAQRFLSVLRHCQVLGMRVHSAEPKGLILRLPYSEQIVGNPETGVIHGGAITTLMDTTCGISTVCVLPEFEICPTLDLRIDYMRPAEPNKDVFGFAECYRVTENIIFTRGYAYQDNPDEPIAHVVGAFMRMGKPADLQRTAKGVANECAQP, via the coding sequence ATGAGTGATTCCCCTATTATTGAGCGGGCACAGCGTTTTCTATCGGTATTGCGTCATTGCCAGGTACTGGGCATGCGCGTGCACAGTGCTGAGCCGAAAGGCCTGATTCTGCGGTTACCCTACAGTGAGCAGATTGTAGGCAACCCGGAAACCGGAGTGATTCACGGCGGGGCCATCACCACATTAATGGACACCACCTGCGGGATATCGACCGTTTGTGTGCTGCCTGAGTTTGAAATCTGCCCGACCCTGGACCTGCGCATCGATTACATGCGACCGGCCGAGCCAAACAAGGATGTGTTCGGGTTTGCCGAGTGTTATCGAGTGACCGAGAACATCATTTTCACGCGCGGCTATGCCTATCAGGATAATCCCGACGAGCCGATTGCTCATGTGGTGGGGGCCTTTATGCGCATGGGCAAGCCTGCGGATCTGCAACGCACTGCCAAGGGGGTGGCCAATGAGTGCGCTCAACCTTAA
- a CDS encoding PaaI family thioesterase, protein MSALNLNQLVREAHEQNNYDSLISLIPYAKLLGIECLRMGDDMVFRLPANQDCIGNPTLPALHGGVIAGFMEHSAMLHLLMFMGIPHLPKIIDFSIDYLRAGHYRDTFVQCQVWRQGRRVANVAITAWQTKQAEPIATARAHFKVDEP, encoded by the coding sequence ATGAGTGCGCTCAACCTTAACCAACTGGTGCGTGAAGCCCATGAGCAGAATAACTACGACTCGCTGATCAGCCTGATTCCCTATGCCAAGTTGCTCGGCATCGAGTGTTTGCGTATGGGTGATGACATGGTCTTTCGCCTACCAGCCAACCAAGACTGCATCGGCAATCCAACCCTGCCGGCGCTGCACGGCGGGGTGATCGCCGGCTTTATGGAGCATTCGGCGATGCTCCATCTGTTGATGTTTATGGGCATTCCACATCTGCCGAAAATCATCGACTTCTCGATAGATTACCTGCGCGCCGGCCATTATCGTGACACCTTCGTGCAGTGCCAGGTGTGGCGGCAGGGGCGCCGGGTGGCCAACGTGGCCATCACCGCCTGGCAAACCAAGCAAGCCGAACCCATTGCCACGGCGCGGGCGCACTTTAAGGTCGACGAGCCCTAG
- a CDS encoding MAPEG family protein produces MSIPFWCLFISALLIFIAKAPLAKAMATEGGGHYDNHHPRAQQARLNGFGARALAAHLNSIEAFPLFAAGVLVAYVTNNHGILVDVLAVTFVVARVLYLFCYWADLHWQRSVVWVVGLLCSLLLMLTPAL; encoded by the coding sequence GTGAGCATCCCGTTCTGGTGTCTGTTTATCAGTGCGCTATTGATTTTCATCGCCAAGGCGCCGCTGGCCAAAGCGATGGCGACAGAGGGTGGCGGTCACTACGACAATCATCATCCGCGTGCCCAGCAAGCGCGCTTGAATGGTTTTGGTGCGCGTGCCCTGGCAGCGCACTTGAACAGTATCGAGGCGTTTCCGCTGTTTGCAGCGGGCGTGTTGGTGGCCTATGTGACTAATAATCACGGCATTCTGGTGGATGTGTTGGCCGTGACTTTTGTAGTAGCGCGGGTGCTGTATCTGTTTTGCTACTGGGCTGACTTGCACTGGCAGCGCAGTGTGGTCTGGGTAGTGGGGCTGTTGTGTAGCCTGCTACTGATGCTCACCCCGGCACTTTAA
- a CDS encoding MFS transporter: MDALLILGGLLLILAGLVWLVMRAFATSLLWGWASFLPPFTLLYVLRHWHSARPALVLSGLGIIPLVVGLTLLASHDAQRLEAILSLKWLQPEVQAPAELAIDLRGELNGRPFAPQQAELLDGVLSLREGQDFFAQSELLIRLPSVGQGPVRVDVLPADQGVLPEVEISWLLPEQELPEARRLSRGYTLHLDLQPLAPNKLVGDFHLVLPPQFKTTLSGRLELFRNGLRYQGDQVNRQFDSVDTLNHVIQDYLERRFATRQVQLQPIGSLSFPRQKIDLNVQARINGELQLLPVALHKLDGRGWQVVPDSFAPLANAVVPTDVEKTAAVVAVLPERASRALDRRVRFSLEGLLRSPSRYHDLSMRAVTERGNTGEGRFQGVDQDGRIILRQRMNGRGEVSYRLLPEEITRIELLEP; encoded by the coding sequence ATGGATGCGCTGCTGATTCTGGGTGGCTTGCTGCTGATACTCGCCGGGTTGGTCTGGCTGGTGATGCGTGCTTTCGCTACCAGCCTGCTATGGGGCTGGGCCAGTTTTTTGCCGCCATTCACCTTGCTCTATGTGTTGCGTCACTGGCATTCAGCGCGCCCGGCTTTGGTGTTGTCTGGCTTAGGCATTATTCCGTTGGTGGTCGGCCTGACGCTGCTGGCCAGCCATGATGCGCAGCGTCTGGAGGCGATCCTCAGCCTGAAATGGCTCCAACCTGAGGTGCAGGCACCCGCCGAGTTGGCCATCGATCTGCGCGGCGAGCTGAATGGCCGGCCTTTCGCGCCACAGCAGGCGGAGTTGCTTGACGGTGTATTGAGTCTGCGTGAAGGTCAGGATTTCTTCGCCCAGAGCGAGCTGCTGATTCGCCTGCCAAGCGTCGGTCAGGGCCCGGTACGGGTCGATGTGCTGCCCGCAGATCAAGGCGTACTGCCGGAGGTGGAAATCAGCTGGCTGTTGCCGGAGCAGGAATTGCCCGAAGCGCGCCGTTTGAGTCGTGGTTATACCCTGCATTTAGATTTGCAGCCGCTTGCACCGAACAAGCTGGTGGGAGATTTTCATTTGGTTCTCCCCCCGCAATTTAAAACCACCCTGAGCGGCAGGCTTGAGTTGTTCCGCAATGGCCTGCGCTACCAAGGCGATCAGGTGAATCGTCAATTTGACTCGGTCGATACCCTCAACCATGTCATCCAGGATTACTTGGAACGCCGCTTTGCCACTCGTCAGGTGCAGCTGCAGCCGATTGGCAGCCTGAGTTTCCCCCGGCAGAAGATTGACCTGAATGTGCAAGCCCGCATCAATGGTGAGCTGCAGCTGCTACCGGTCGCTCTGCACAAGCTCGATGGCCGTGGCTGGCAGGTGGTGCCTGATAGTTTTGCGCCGCTGGCTAATGCCGTTGTTCCAACCGATGTAGAAAAAACTGCCGCAGTTGTTGCTGTGCTGCCTGAGCGAGCTAGCAGGGCGCTGGACCGTCGTGTGCGCTTTAGTCTCGAAGGCTTGCTGCGCAGCCCGAGCCGCTATCACGACCTTAGCATGCGTGCGGTCACCGAGCGCGGCAATACTGGCGAAGGGCGCTTTCAGGGGGTTGATCAGGATGGGCGGATCATCCTGCGGCAGCGTATGAATGGGCGGGGTGAAGTCAGCTACAGGCTGCTCCCGGAAGAAATCACCCGCATCGAGCTACTCGAGCCCTAA